AACGTCGCCCCGGTTCCTGAACGGTACGTAGCGGGGCATCCCCGCCGCCGCCTAATGACTCGACGAGGCCGCCAGACGCGCGCTCGCTGGCGCCGACAAATCAGCATAGGGCATCGCTTCGAGCCGCTCCAGCGGGATGCGCTTGCCCGTGATGCGGCAGATCCCGTAGGTCCCGTCGTCGATCCGTTCGAGCGCGGCGTC
The window above is part of the Rhodothermales bacterium genome. Proteins encoded here:
- a CDS encoding TraR/DksA C4-type zinc finger protein, which gives rise to MDDGTYGICRITGKRIPLERLEAMPYADLSAPASARLAASSSH